In a genomic window of Erigeron canadensis isolate Cc75 chromosome 5, C_canadensis_v1, whole genome shotgun sequence:
- the LOC122601383 gene encoding pelargonidin 3-O-(6-caffeoylglucoside) 5-O-(6-O-malonylglucoside) 4'''-malonyltransferase-like, whose protein sequence is MIIEVENFVSKHVKPSIPTSTINRYYTISFLDELAPTLNVPLILYYSAPSNSLNGLFGNTICDHLEDTLSKTLIEFYPFAGRYIRKLSLIDCNDQGVLYVLGKVNIRLSDILSLGETLDPGLLNNFLPCEIGQADEVDDPLLSIKVTTFKCGGFAIGMCVSHRISDMANTCNFVNSWAARSNGELKNESHSPIFNSTVWFPQRGLAQLDLRIPRSSVGINKVARRFIFKKEAVSAMRQNFGLDTNGSCRPSRVQLIVALMWKAIVRIDQATNGRSKASFLIQPVELRKKVVPPLPTNSFGNFWGLAASKLKPGEGDKMSFRDFLTICHDSVKKTSRDCAKILTHGEEGYKIVIDPFLESTRNMEDINVNFYLFTSWCNFSYYKANFGFGKPIWATPGKLPAQNSMLMMDGCEGDSIEAWVHLDKKRMNELEQDPDIKAYAI, encoded by the coding sequence ATGATCATCGAAGTCGAAAACTTTGTGTCAAAACATGTGAAACCTTCTATACCAACGTCCACCATCAATCGTTACTACACCATTTCCTTCCTTGATGAACTAGCCCCAACGTTAAACGTTCCTCTCATTCTCTACTATTCGGCGCCATCAAATAGCTTGAATGGACTGTTTGGGAACACTATTTGTGACCATTTGGAAGATACTCTATCGAAAACCTTGATAGAATTTTACCCATTTGCTGGGAGGTATATTCGTAAGCTTTCATTGATTGATTGTAATGATCAAGGTGTATTGTATGTGTTAGGAAAAGTGAATATCCGGCTCTCGGATATACTAAGCCTAGGAGAAACGTTGGATCCGGGTTTGCTGAATAATTTTCTCCCGTGTGAGATTGGACAAGCTGATGAAGTAGATGATCCTTTGTTATCTATCAAAGTGACTACTTTTAAGTGTGGTGGTTTTGCAATTGGTATGTGTGTTTCTCATAGGATATCGGATATGGCTAATACGTGCAACTTCGTTAACAGTTGGGCCGCTAGAAGCAATGGTGAACTTAAAAATGAAAGTCACTCCCCTATTTTCAACTCGACGGTTTGGTTCCCCCAAAGAGGCTTAGCTCAGCTCGACCTAAGAATACCTAGGTCGAGCGTTGGAATTAACAAAGTGGCACGAAGGTTTATCTTTAAAAAGGAGGCGGTATCAGCCATGAGACAAAATTTTGGTTTAGATACAAATGGGTCATGTAGACCATCAAGAGTTCAGCTGATTGTGGCGCTGATGTGGAAGGCCATTGTTCGCATAGATCAAGCAACCAACGGCCGATCTAAAGCATCTTTTCTAATCCAACCAGTTGAATTAAGGAAAAAAGTAGTCCCTCCATTACCCACAAACTCTTTTGGCAACTTTTGGGGTCTTGCAGCTTCTAAACTCAAACCTGGTGAAGGTGATAAAATGAGTTTTCGAGATTTTCTAACGATTTGCCATGACTCGGTTAAGAAAACATCTAGAGATTGTGCCAAAATATTGACACATGGTGAGGAAGGATATAAGATTGTTATTGATCCCTTTCTCGAGTCTACTCGAAATATGGAGGATATCAATGTGAACTTCTACTTGTTCACTAGTTGGTGCAACTTTTCGTATTATAAAGCTAATTTTGGTTTTGGCAAGCCAATTTGGGCAACCCCCGGAAAGCTTCCAGCCCAGAATTCTATGTTAATGATGGATGGTTGTGAAGGTGACTCCATAGAAGCATGGGTTCATTTGGACAAGAAACGTATGAATGAATTAGAACAAGATCCTGATATCAAAGCATATGCAATATAA